The window TCCGCCATCAACGCCATGATTTCGATGCGCGGCCAGGCCGCCGATTACGACCATTGGCGCCAGCTCGGCCTTACGGGCTGGGGTTACGACGATGTGCTGCCCGCGTTCCGACGGCTGGAGGATCATTTTCTGGGCGAAAGCGAGCATCACGGCAGCGGCGGCGGCTGGCGGATCGAGGCGCCAAGATTGTCCTGGACCATTCTGGATGCGGTCGGCGACGCGGCGCAAGAAATGGGAATCCGCAAGATCGCGGATTTCAACACCGGCGACAATGAAGGCGTCGGCTATTTCCATGTCAACCAGAAGCGCGGACGCCGCTGGTCGTCGGCGCGGGGTTTTTTGAAGCCCGTGCTGAAGCGGCCCAATCTGCGGCTCGAGAAGAACGTGCTGGTCGATCGCCTGATCGTCGAAGGCGGGCGCGCCGTCGGCGTGCGTTTCATGCAAGGGGCCGACATCGTCGAGGCCCGCGCCAAAGGCGAGGTGATCCTGTGCGCCGGCGCGATCGGATCGATCCAGGTGTTGCATCGCACAGGCATTGGGCCCGCGGACTGGCTCAAGCCGCTCGGCATCGAGAGCGTGCTCGACCGGCAAGGAGTTGGCCGCAACCTGCAGGACCATCTGCAGCAGCGCGCGATCTATAAGGTCGAGGGCGTCCGCACGCTCAACGAGACCTATTATTCGCTTATGGGGCGCGGCCTGATGGGCCTCGATTATGCTTTCCGCCGGCGTGGGCCGCTGACCATGGCGCCGTCGCAGCTCGGCATTTTCACCCGCTCCGATCCGCGCCGCGAGCGCGCCAATATCCAGTTCCATGTCCAGCCGCTGTCGCTCGACAAGTTCGGCGATCCCCTGCACTCTTTTCCCGCGATCACGGTGAGCGCGTGCAATCTCCAGCCGACCTCGCGCGGCACGGTGCGCATTCGCTCGTCGGAGCCAGCGCAGGCTCCTGCGATCGCGCCGAATTACCTTTCGACCGGCGAGGACCGCGAGGTCGCCGCCGACGCCATCCGCACCACGCGGCGGCTGATGAAGCAGCAGGCACTGGCGCGCTATCGCCCGGAAGAATTTCTGCCGGGCCCATCGGTCGGCGACGACGACGCTTCGCTGGCCAAGGCCGCCGGCGATATCGGCACCACGATCTTTCACCCCGTCGGCACCGCGAAGATGGGGACGGAAAGCGACCCGATGGCCGTGGTCGGTGAACGCCTGCGTTTTCACGGCCTCGCCGGACTTCGCGTCGCCGATGCCTCCGTGATGCCGACGATCACGTCCGGGAATACCAACACCCCGACCGCGATGATTGCCGAGAAAGGCGCCGCGATGATCCTGGAAGATTCGCGATAAGATCACGGAAACGTCATCGCTCCTGCGGCCCGCTGGCCCGCCCCGGCGCGGAAAATCCGGGAATAAACCGCCCCCTCGCCCGATCAAGTCCACGGAACCCAATCAGGGGTCCCTATGGAGATTTGGCGATGAGCTTCGATCACAACCATAATGATGAAAACAACCCCGGCGTCAGCCGCCGCCGCGTCCTGGAATGCATGACCTGGGCTGGAACCGGCGTGCTCTGGACCATTTCGGGCGGCGTGCCCCGTTCGCTCGGACTTGTCGGTTCCGCGCAGGCCGCAGAGCCCGCGGGCCTGACCTTCCTGCAGATCAGCGACAGCCATGTCGGCTTCGACAAGCCGGCCAATCCGAACGCGCTCGGCACGCTGGAGGAGGCGATCGCCAAGGTCAAGTCGATCCCAGTCAAACCGTCGTTCATGATTCATACCGGCGACATCAGCCATCTGTCGAAGGCCAACGAGTTCGACGATGCCGACCGCATCATCTCGCAGGCCAAGCTCGACGTGCATTACGTGCCGGGCGAGCACGATTTCCTCGACGAAGAGGTCAAATTCTACAAGGAGCGGTACGGCAAGGGCTCCAAAGGCGCCGGCTGGTACTCCTTCGACGCCAACGGCGTCCACTTCATCGGCCTCGTCAACGTGGTCGACCTCAAGGCCGGCGGCCTCGGCAATCTCGGGGCCGAGCAGCTTGAGTGGCTGGAGGACGACCTCAAGGGGAAATCCAAATCCACCCCCATCGTCGTGTTCGCCCATATCCCGCTGTGGACGGTCTATCCGACCTGGGGCTGGGGCACCGAGGACGGTGGCCGCGCGCTGGATTACCTTAAAGGTTTTGGCTCGGTGACCGTGCTCAACGGCCACATCCACCAGGTGATGCAGAAGGTCGAGGGCAACGTCACCTTCCACACCGCCCGCTCGACCGCGTTCCCGCAGCCGGCGCCGGGCACCGCGCCCTCGCCCGGCCCGATGAAGGTCGCCGACGACAAGCTTCGCGGCTTGCTCGGCGTCGCCAGCATCAACTTCAAGCCAGGCGATAAGAGCCTTGCGATCATCGACACCCCGCTACAGGGCTAAAAGGAAATTCGAAGATGATGTCAGCAACTCTCCGCAGCCTTGGCTTGGCCCTGGCTACGGCCATCGCCCTACACCTCGGCGCCGCCCGCGCCGAGGACGCGGCCAACAACGTGACGATCGACAACTTTACCTTCACGCCGGCGGAGCTGAAGGTGAACGTCGGCGACACCGTGACCTTTACAAACCACGATGACATTCCCCACACCATAGTTTCCGCCGGCAAGTTCCGATCCAAGACACTCGATACCGACAACAGCTTCTCGTTCACTTTCACGGCGGCCGGCGATTACAAGTATTTTTGTTCGCTGCACCCGCACATGACCGGAATGATCAAGGTTGAGTAGCGAGCCAAACCAAGGCATCACAGCGATGCCCGGCCGGTGGATCCAGGCCGGCCGGGCACCACCGCTTTCCATAAAAGCCGGGCAACAGGCGATGCCGCTCAAAGCTGCGAATGACGACCCGGAGAAGGCACGCCGGTTTCGCGAGGCCGCGCTGCCCTATCTCGACGACGCCTACACGCTGGCGCGCTATTTGCTCCGCGACGCCAGCGATGCCGAGGACGCGGTGCAGGAATGCTATCTGCGCGCGTTCAAGCATTTCGACAGTTACCGGGGGCCGGCGATGAAGCCCTGGCTGTTCGCGATTCTGCGCAATGTCTGCCGCGCCGAATTCGCGCGCCGTGCCAGTTCGCCGACCAGCCCGATCGAGGATGCGCCGGAAAGCGCCGAACAAACGCCGCTGTGGCATGAGGCGCAGGAAACGCCGGAAACCCAGATGCTGCGGCGCTGGGATGCCGACACGATAAGGCGGCTCGTGACATCGCTCGCCGAACCCTTCCGGGAGACTTTTGTGCTGCGTGAAATCAACAATCTTTCGTACCGCGAGATCGCCGATGTCGCGGAAGTGCCGGTCGGCACCGTAATGTCGCGCCTGGCGCGCGCCCGCGCCATGCTGCGCTCGGCATGGATGGCGGAAGAGGAGCAACGGAAATGACTTGCGACGAGGCTGAAATTCTTCTTCACGCGCTGATCGACGGCGAGCTCGACGCCGGCCACGCGCGCGAGGTCGAAGACCATATCGCAGGCTGCCCGGCTTGCGCCGCAGCGCTTGCCGACTATCGCGAGATGAGCAAGGCTGTCGCCGGCGCCGATCTGCGCTACACCGCGCCGCCTTTGCTGCGCAAGCGGATCGAGGCCGCATTGCCGCAAGCGCAGGCGCAAATGCCGAACCGGCGCGCGGTGCTGCGGGGCTTTGCGATGGGATCGGCGGTCTCGGCGATCGCGGCCACCGGTCTTGTCGCCATCGTGTTGCGCAACGATGACGCGCAGCGCATCGAATCCGAGGTGGTGTCGGCGCATCTGCGCTCGTTGCAGGCCGGACATCTCACCGACGTGATTTCCACCGACAAGCACACGGTCAAACCGTGGTTCAACGGCAAACTGGACGTGGCGCCGCCGGTCGTCGACCTCACCGCGCAGGGTTTTACCCTGATCGGCGGCCGGCTCGATTATGTCGACGCCCGCCCCATCGGGGCTATCGTCTACCGCCGCCGCGCGCATGTGATCAATCTGTTCGTCGCCCAGACTTCCTCGACCGAACGCCGCCCGGCCAAAATCGAGACCATCCAGGGATTCAACATCCGAAGCTGGGGCGATCGCGGCTTGAACTACTGGGCGGTCAGCGACATCGCCGCCGACGAGCTCGCCGATTTCGGCGACAAGTTCGAGGCC is drawn from Bradyrhizobium lablabi and contains these coding sequences:
- a CDS encoding cupredoxin domain-containing protein — translated: MMSATLRSLGLALATAIALHLGAARAEDAANNVTIDNFTFTPAELKVNVGDTVTFTNHDDIPHTIVSAGKFRSKTLDTDNSFSFTFTAAGDYKYFCSLHPHMTGMIKVE
- a CDS encoding anti-sigma factor family protein; protein product: MTCDEAEILLHALIDGELDAGHAREVEDHIAGCPACAAALADYREMSKAVAGADLRYTAPPLLRKRIEAALPQAQAQMPNRRAVLRGFAMGSAVSAIAATGLVAIVLRNDDAQRIESEVVSAHLRSLQAGHLTDVISTDKHTVKPWFNGKLDVAPPVVDLTAQGFTLIGGRLDYVDARPIGAIVYRRRAHVINLFVAQTSSTERRPAKIETIQGFNIRSWGDRGLNYWAVSDIAADELADFGDKFEAAMKSSATG
- a CDS encoding metallophosphoesterase family protein, with protein sequence MSFDHNHNDENNPGVSRRRVLECMTWAGTGVLWTISGGVPRSLGLVGSAQAAEPAGLTFLQISDSHVGFDKPANPNALGTLEEAIAKVKSIPVKPSFMIHTGDISHLSKANEFDDADRIISQAKLDVHYVPGEHDFLDEEVKFYKERYGKGSKGAGWYSFDANGVHFIGLVNVVDLKAGGLGNLGAEQLEWLEDDLKGKSKSTPIVVFAHIPLWTVYPTWGWGTEDGGRALDYLKGFGSVTVLNGHIHQVMQKVEGNVTFHTARSTAFPQPAPGTAPSPGPMKVADDKLRGLLGVASINFKPGDKSLAIIDTPLQG
- a CDS encoding GMC family oxidoreductase, producing MKRLEGDFDYIVVGAGTAGCIVANRLSADPKNRVLILEAGGNDNWIWFHIPVGYLFAIGNPRSDWMFRTEPEAGLNGRSLAYPRGKVIGGSSAINAMISMRGQAADYDHWRQLGLTGWGYDDVLPAFRRLEDHFLGESEHHGSGGGWRIEAPRLSWTILDAVGDAAQEMGIRKIADFNTGDNEGVGYFHVNQKRGRRWSSARGFLKPVLKRPNLRLEKNVLVDRLIVEGGRAVGVRFMQGADIVEARAKGEVILCAGAIGSIQVLHRTGIGPADWLKPLGIESVLDRQGVGRNLQDHLQQRAIYKVEGVRTLNETYYSLMGRGLMGLDYAFRRRGPLTMAPSQLGIFTRSDPRRERANIQFHVQPLSLDKFGDPLHSFPAITVSACNLQPTSRGTVRIRSSEPAQAPAIAPNYLSTGEDREVAADAIRTTRRLMKQQALARYRPEEFLPGPSVGDDDASLAKAAGDIGTTIFHPVGTAKMGTESDPMAVVGERLRFHGLAGLRVADASVMPTITSGNTNTPTAMIAEKGAAMILEDSR
- a CDS encoding sigma-70 family RNA polymerase sigma factor, translated to MPLKAANDDPEKARRFREAALPYLDDAYTLARYLLRDASDAEDAVQECYLRAFKHFDSYRGPAMKPWLFAILRNVCRAEFARRASSPTSPIEDAPESAEQTPLWHEAQETPETQMLRRWDADTIRRLVTSLAEPFRETFVLREINNLSYREIADVAEVPVGTVMSRLARARAMLRSAWMAEEEQRK